From one Triticum urartu cultivar G1812 chromosome 3, Tu2.1, whole genome shotgun sequence genomic stretch:
- the LOC125545117 gene encoding E3 ubiquitin-protein ligase At3g02290-like translates to MGAIMCCLRGRGPGDDAPGCCCLPWPFLNNDRNNDNNNNSNHNSGGPARQRANTRVAPVQGRVPPAGSRQDDSMNTFRCPPRPLPYDDPQFRHQTERHPLVAGHDKASTQSQKSKLLEENNDADTRSTCADQKADGPFLKAESGGKKIGGAQVCVPSDSEDDCPICLEEYDYQNPKIVLQCNHNFHLSCIYEWMERSQSCAVCAKVMLFKEDQ, encoded by the exons ATGGGGGCCATCATGTGCTGCTTACGCGGCCGCGGCCCCGGCGACGACGCGCCTGGCTGCTGCTGCCTGCCATGGCCTTTCCTGAACAACGATCgcaacaacgacaacaacaacaacagcaatcACAACTCG GGCGGTCCTGCTCGTCAAAGAGCAAATACACGGGTTGCGCCTGTTCAGGGAAGGGTTCCTCCTGCGGGTTCACGGCAGGATGATTCAATGAACACCTTCCGCTGCCCTCCTAGGCCTTTGCCTTATGATGATCCTCAATTCAGACATCAAACGGAGCGCCACCCGCTGGTGGCAGGACATGACAAGGCTTCAACGCAATCCCAGAAATCTAAACTACTTGAAGAAAACAATGATGCTGATACCAGATCAACTTGTGCCGATCAGAAGGCTGATGGACCGTTCCTGAAAGCTGAGTCGGGAGGTAAAAAGATCGGGGGAGCTCAAGTCTGTGTTCCTTCTGATTCTGAGGATGATTGTCCAATATGCCTAGAAG AGTATGATTACCAGAATCCAAAGATAGTGCTTCAGTGCAACCATAATTTCCATCTGAGTTGCATTTACGAGTGGATGGAAAGAAGTCAATCTTGTGCGGTCTGTGCCAAG GTAATGTTGTTTAAAGAGGACCAATAA